DNA sequence from the Chryseobacterium indicum genome:
TCCACGGCATTATTGAATTCGTTGGGGCGAATAATTATTCGCCCAACCCATTATTGCCCCATCAACCATTGCCCCATAATTTTGGTGTGAATGATCCGGAAATGGGGAATGGCGAAAAAAATATAGAAATGGCGAATGGGGCGAAAGATTTTTCGCTCCTATGGCGGTCACCATCAAAAACAATTGGTTCTGTTGTTCGCGGGTTTAAAATCGGGGTTACAAAATGGATGCGTAATAATACCAATGTTGTGAATGTGTGGCAAAGGAATTATTATGACCACATTATAAGATACGAAAAGGATTACCACAGAATATCAGAATACATAAAAAACAATCCGATTCTCTGGAAAGAAGATAGGTTTTATGATAACGGTATTTAATGAGATACTTACGTACGAAAGATATTTCGTTCGTAGGCTATAAAAAAAAATAATTATGAAATACACCGAATCCCAATTAGAAAAATCATTCATCCATCTTCTGAAAGAAGAAGGTTATGAGTACGTAAATGGCAAAAAGGTAGTGCGGGCATCAAATCAGGAGATCCTCATTCGGGAAGATCTGAGTGATTTTCTGCTGTCGCGTTATCCGGATTTGGAAACGATGGAACTGGAAACCCTGATTAATGAACTGGCGTATCAGCCGGCTTCCAATCTCTATGACAGCAATAAATACATTGGAAAACTATTGGCAGACGGTCTGATTTTCAAGCGAAACAATCCTGCAAAAAAAGATCTGCATATCCGTTATATCGATGTAGATTCAGCCAGTCTTTTAGAAACCAATCGTTTCAAGATGGTGAACCAATTGGAGATTCAGGGAAAAGAACTGCGCATTCCGGATCTGATTGTATACATCAACGGGATTCCGGTAGTGGTTTTTGAGTTTAAAACACTAATTGAAGAAAACGTTACCATTTTTAATGCCTACGAACAATTGGCAAAACGTTACCGGAGAGATATTCCGGAACTGATGAAATACAATGCGTTCTGCATCATCAGCGATGGTGTGAACAACAAGGCCGGTTCTCTGTTTGCACCTTACGATTTTTTCTACGGCTGGCATAAAATTACAGGCGGAGAAAAGAAAGCATTAACGGGCATTCATACTGCCACTTCTATCGTTCACGGAATGCTGAACAAGGAAAGGCTGTGTGATATTCTGCATCATTTTATCTGGTTTCCCGATACTTCCAAAAAAGAAGAAAAGATACTATGCCGTTATCCGCAGTATTATGCTGCCAACAAGCTTTTCGACAATATCCAAAAGCACCGCAAACCGGAAGGCGACGGAAAAGGCGGAACTTATTTTGGTGCAACCGGATGCGGAAAAAGTTATACAATGCTATACCTGTCGAGACTGCTGATGCGTTCTACACAATTGGCAAGCCCGACCATCATTATTATTTCTGACCGTACCGATCTGGACGATCAGTTATCAAGAGATTTTACCAACGCCAAAGACTTTATTGGCGATGAAAACATCATCAATATAGAATCCAGAGCCGATCTTCGCACAAGATTGCGGGGCAGGGAAAGTGGCGGTGTTTTTCTGACAACCGTACAGAAATTTGCAGAAGATGATGAGGTGTTGAGCGAGCGTAACAATATCATCTGTATTTCCGATGAAGCGCACCGTTCGCAGGTGAATCTGGATTTAAAAGTCCGCATTGATGAAGACGGCGTAAAGAAATCGTATGGGTTTGCAAAATACCTGCACGATTCGCTTCCCAACGCTACGTATGTAGGTTTTACGGGAACACCGATTGATAAAACGCTGGATGTTTTCGGTCCTGTGGTAGATTCTTATACAATGTTTGAATCGGTGGTTGATGAAATCACGGTTCGCCTGGTCTATGAAGGTCGTGCTGCAAAAGTGAATCTGAACCATTCTAAAGTAGTGGAAATTGAACAGTATTATCAAAATGCAGTTGCAGAAGGCGCTTCGGAATACCACGTGGAAGCCAGCCAAAAGGCGATTGCCAAAATGGAAGCTGTATTGGGCGATCCGGGAAGAATTGAAGCCATTGCGCAGGATTTTATCAGTCATTATGAAAAAAGAATCGAGGAAAAAGCGACCGTTGCCGGAAAAGTAATGTTCGTCTGTGCTTCCAGAGAAATTGCGTATAAATTATTCAAAGAAATTATCAGACAAAGACCGGAATGGAATGAGAAAACCATTGCGGAACATCTGAGCGAGAAAGAACAGAAAGAAATTAAGCCCATAGAGCGCATCAAAATGGTAATGACCCGAAGCAAAGATGATGAAGAAAGCCTGTGGAATCTCCTCGGAACGAAAGAAGACCGAAAGGAACTGGACAGACAGTTTAAACAAAAGCATTCCAACTTTAAAATAGCCATCGTTGTGGATATGTGGCTCACTGGTTTTGATGTGCCGTTTCTCGATACGATCTACATTGATAAACCTTTGCAGACGCATAATCTCATCCAGACCATTTCCCGTGTGAACAGAAAGTCTGAAGGGAAAGACAAAGGTTTGGTAGTCGATTATATCGGCATCAAGAAAAATCTGAATCACGCTTTGGGAATGTTCAATAATACCACGGCAGCAGATGATTTTGAAGACATCGATAAAGCTGTTATTATCGTGAAAGACCAACTGGAACTTCTGAGACAGTTTTTCTATCAGTTCGACACGACGGATTATTTTAAAGGTTCACCTATTGAACAGCTGAATTGCTTAAACCGGGCTTCTGAAGTTGTTCTGATGACAGAGAAATCTGAAAAGTTCTTTGTAGAGGTGACCAAAAAACTGAAAGCGGCCTACAACCTGACCTGCAGTGCAGAAATCTTTAACGAAAAAGAAACCGATGAGATTCATTTCTACTTTGCCATCAAATCAATTGTCGTAAAACTGACCAAAGGCGAAGCGCCCGACACCGCACAAATGAATGCGAAAGTGAGTAAAATGGTAGAAGAGGCCATTGTTTCGGAAGGGGTGGAAGAAATCTTTAAACTGGACGACAACAAAGCCAACGCAATTGATTTGTTTAATGATAAGTTTCTGGAAAAAATAAATGCGCTGGAATTACCGAATACCAAGATTAAAATCCTTGAAAGATTGCTGAAACAGGCGATCTCTGATTTTAAAAAAGTAAATAAAGTAAAAGGCATCGAGTTTTCTGAAAGGCTTCAGAAAATCATTAACAGCTACAACGAAAGAAGCGAACTGGATATTTTGGATTATGACGGCATCCAGGCCGATACTTCCGAACAGATCCTCGACCTGATTTTAAAACTGCGTACCGAAATGGCATCTTTTGAAGACTTAGGAATTGATTACGAAGAAAAAGCCTTTTACGACATTCTGGATATGGTCTGCACGCAATACGGTTTTACCTTTGATAAAAACAAAATGCTGGAACTCGCCCGAGAAATTAAAAAAATTGTAGACGACACCGCCAAGTTCCCGGACTGGAGCGACAGGGAAGACATCAAAGCACAATTGAAAATGGAAATCATCGTCAAGCTTCATCAGTTCGGCTATCCGCCGATTACGCAGGATGAGGTGTATAAGAATGTGCTGGAACAGGCGGAGAATTTTAAGAGGAATAGGTGAAAAATAAATTATGGAAAATATTAATTTTTACTTTGATGTATATAGCATTGATGAATTAGGAGAATTTTTAGAATTACACAATTCTATATACTTTGAAAATAAATATTTAAAAAATGCTAGAAAAGAAGTAGACCTTATTTTAAATGAAATAGGAGAATGGGGGGAAAATGATTTTTTGATTATTAGTTTTGAGAATAATAATTCTGAAATTATTTATGAAGGGAAATTATTTAAAAATGGTCAATGGGATGATTTAGTAGACAACAGTTTAATAGATAATTATAAGTTTAAATTAGTTTATCAATCTGATAAATTTACTTTTGAAGATAATGGATTAGAAACTATTGAAAATTGGGATGAAATTTTGGATAATTTTCTTGAGTTTGAAAAACTTGAAAGTACTTCCCAATCAAAAGTATTAAAAACATACTCTCAATTTTATCATTGGTATTACTTGCCTGAAAAGGAAATCTTTGCACCGAGTAAATTTTTAGGATATAAAAATAGAACAATTACTTCATATAATTCTTCAGGTACAGGAGGGGCTACACAGATTGCTTTATCTAAGTTTTTTACTAAAATTTCAAAGGATTCAGAAGAGTTTAAAATTCTCTATAATAAGCTTAAACAAATATCTAAAAATAAATATATTAAAGATCTTAGCTCGCAAATTCTTGAGGGAAAGGGCGGCATCTATATTCCAATAAAATAATTAAACAATGAATTTTTTCGATAAACAAGAGATAAATATATTAACTCAGTATGCAGGTAAAATGAAAACTGATGAATTACAGTCGGTTTACAACGATTTACAAAGAAATTATCAGAAAGTTGAGCATTGGGCTTTAGAGGTTAAAAAACAAATTTTTCCTGATGGTAAAATAAAAATTACTAAAAAGCCAACTAATCAAGCAAATGTCTTTGAGTTTTATCAATGGGCAAAAATTTATCCTACCAAAGAAGATTTTAATAATAAAATTCTGGCTTATACAGTAAGTATAGAAAAAAGTGAAAAAATAGTAATTAAAATTGATAGTGTTGGATTGCTTGATAATAATCCATTGAGACAAAAATACTATAAATTCAGAAAAGAAAACCCAATAGTTAAAGAATATTATTTAAAAGATTTCTCAGGATGGGATGATTTGATAAATATAACTGTTGAAAATTTAAGGTACTTTAAACCATATTACAATCAATTAAAAAGTATTCTCGTTTCACAAAATATTATTAATAGTGATGTTAATGAATCTAAAAATAAAAAAGATATAACATCTCTCAACCAAATTCTATACGGTCCTCCCGGAACAGGTAAAACATACAATACCATTAATAAAAGTTTATCGATTATAGAAGATAAATCGGAAGAAGAAATTAATAAAGAAAACAGAGAAGTTCTAAAATCAAGATTTGATAATTATGTAAAAAATGGCAGAATTGTGTTTACCACATTTCATCAAAGCATGAGCTATGAAGATTTTGTAGAAGGGATAAAACCAATAATGAATGAAGATGAAGGGGAACTAAGTTATGAAGTACAAAATGGAATTTTCAAAGAAATCTGTAAAAATACCAATGAAATAAATGAAACAGTAGTTGATAATTTTGAAGTGTGCTGGAATAAGTTAATTGTATTAATAAAAGAAAAAATAGCAGATAACAAACTTCTTAAAATTGGAAATTGGGAATATGGCTTATCGTCAAAAGACTCTTTAAAGTACTCATCATTAAATTCGCCATCTCAATATACATTTACCATTACAAAACAAAATATACAAGATGTATATCAAAATAAGCAGGCAAGACCTTCCGGAGCATTTCAAAAGGATATGGAGGATATTGTTAAATACATTAAAGAGAATTTTGGGCTGCCAGATTATAATTATAAAGATGAAAAAAACACCGGCAAAAATCAGAATAAGAATTTTGTATTAATCATCGACGAAATCAACCGCGGCAATGTCTCTCAGATTTTTGGTGAACTTATTACACTCATAGAAGAAAGCAAACGCATCGGGAACGAGGAAGAATTAAAAGTCACTTTACCATACAGTAAAAAAGAATTCGGAGTACCATCCAATCTCTACATCATCGGCACAATGAACACCGCAGACCGGAGTGTAGAAGCGTTAGATACAGCTTTAAGAAGACGTTTCAGTTTTGTTGAAATGATGCCGGATTTAAAAGTTGTTGAAGAAAGACAGTTTTCAGATTTTCCTAGAGTTGAAGTAATGCAGAAGATCAATCAGAGAATAGAACTGCTTTTAGATAAGAATTATACCTTGGGACATTCTTATTTTCTGAAAGATAATTTCAGGTCATCTTTCAAAAATGAGATTATCCCTTTGCTACAGGAATATTTCTACAACGACTGCGGCAAGATAGGCTTGATTTTAGGAAAAGGTTTTGTAAGAGAAAAAGAAATTTCTAAAGCTAATCAGCACAATATATTTGCAGATTTTGATACAAGAAACGAAATTGAAATCATAAAGTCTTATGAACTGATTCCGTTTGAGGACATTGAATTTAATTCAGCAATAGAATCTTTATTGGTATAAAATGTTTAGGAAAGAATCAATTC
Encoded proteins:
- a CDS encoding transposase, yielding MNHYNPQKHHRRSIRLQGYDYSREGLYFVTICCQDRAHLFGEIAEKCLQLNDAGIQAQQCWLDIPNHFPNVVLHEFVIMPNHIHGIIEFVGANNYSPNPLLPHQPLPHNFGVNDPEMGNGEKNIEMANGAKDFSLLWRSPSKTIGSVVRGFKIGVTKWMRNNTNVVNVWQRNYYDHIIRYEKDYHRISEYIKNNPILWKEDRFYDNGI
- a CDS encoding McrB family protein; the encoded protein is MNFFDKQEINILTQYAGKMKTDELQSVYNDLQRNYQKVEHWALEVKKQIFPDGKIKITKKPTNQANVFEFYQWAKIYPTKEDFNNKILAYTVSIEKSEKIVIKIDSVGLLDNNPLRQKYYKFRKENPIVKEYYLKDFSGWDDLINITVENLRYFKPYYNQLKSILVSQNIINSDVNESKNKKDITSLNQILYGPPGTGKTYNTINKSLSIIEDKSEEEINKENREVLKSRFDNYVKNGRIVFTTFHQSMSYEDFVEGIKPIMNEDEGELSYEVQNGIFKEICKNTNEINETVVDNFEVCWNKLIVLIKEKIADNKLLKIGNWEYGLSSKDSLKYSSLNSPSQYTFTITKQNIQDVYQNKQARPSGAFQKDMEDIVKYIKENFGLPDYNYKDEKNTGKNQNKNFVLIIDEINRGNVSQIFGELITLIEESKRIGNEEELKVTLPYSKKEFGVPSNLYIIGTMNTADRSVEALDTALRRRFSFVEMMPDLKVVEERQFSDFPRVEVMQKINQRIELLLDKNYTLGHSYFLKDNFRSSFKNEIIPLLQEYFYNDCGKIGLILGKGFVREKEISKANQHNIFADFDTRNEIEIIKSYELIPFEDIEFNSAIESLLV
- a CDS encoding type I restriction endonuclease subunit R, whose amino-acid sequence is MKYTESQLEKSFIHLLKEEGYEYVNGKKVVRASNQEILIREDLSDFLLSRYPDLETMELETLINELAYQPASNLYDSNKYIGKLLADGLIFKRNNPAKKDLHIRYIDVDSASLLETNRFKMVNQLEIQGKELRIPDLIVYINGIPVVVFEFKTLIEENVTIFNAYEQLAKRYRRDIPELMKYNAFCIISDGVNNKAGSLFAPYDFFYGWHKITGGEKKALTGIHTATSIVHGMLNKERLCDILHHFIWFPDTSKKEEKILCRYPQYYAANKLFDNIQKHRKPEGDGKGGTYFGATGCGKSYTMLYLSRLLMRSTQLASPTIIIISDRTDLDDQLSRDFTNAKDFIGDENIINIESRADLRTRLRGRESGGVFLTTVQKFAEDDEVLSERNNIICISDEAHRSQVNLDLKVRIDEDGVKKSYGFAKYLHDSLPNATYVGFTGTPIDKTLDVFGPVVDSYTMFESVVDEITVRLVYEGRAAKVNLNHSKVVEIEQYYQNAVAEGASEYHVEASQKAIAKMEAVLGDPGRIEAIAQDFISHYEKRIEEKATVAGKVMFVCASREIAYKLFKEIIRQRPEWNEKTIAEHLSEKEQKEIKPIERIKMVMTRSKDDEESLWNLLGTKEDRKELDRQFKQKHSNFKIAIVVDMWLTGFDVPFLDTIYIDKPLQTHNLIQTISRVNRKSEGKDKGLVVDYIGIKKNLNHALGMFNNTTAADDFEDIDKAVIIVKDQLELLRQFFYQFDTTDYFKGSPIEQLNCLNRASEVVLMTEKSEKFFVEVTKKLKAAYNLTCSAEIFNEKETDEIHFYFAIKSIVVKLTKGEAPDTAQMNAKVSKMVEEAIVSEGVEEIFKLDDNKANAIDLFNDKFLEKINALELPNTKIKILERLLKQAISDFKKVNKVKGIEFSERLQKIINSYNERSELDILDYDGIQADTSEQILDLILKLRTEMASFEDLGIDYEEKAFYDILDMVCTQYGFTFDKNKMLELAREIKKIVDDTAKFPDWSDREDIKAQLKMEIIVKLHQFGYPPITQDEVYKNVLEQAENFKRNR